From Medicago truncatula cultivar Jemalong A17 chromosome 7, MtrunA17r5.0-ANR, whole genome shotgun sequence, a single genomic window includes:
- the LOC11437552 gene encoding arabinogalactan protein 14 — MEALKMNIFVAVMVAMLVIATSGVSAADAPAPSPTSDATTLFVPTAFASLIALAFGFLF; from the coding sequence atgGAGGCATTGAAGATGAACATTTTTGTGGCAGTTATGGTTGCTATGTTGGTGATAGCAACAAGTGGTGTTTCAGCTGCTGATGCACCAGCTCCAAGTCCAACTTCTGATGCTACCACACTTTTTGTTCCAACTGCTTTTGCTTCTCTCATAGCACTTGCATTTGGTTTTCTCTTCTGA